The Agelaius phoeniceus isolate bAgePho1 chromosome 4, bAgePho1.hap1, whole genome shotgun sequence genome includes a region encoding these proteins:
- the RTKN gene encoding rhotekin isoform X3 — protein sequence MDEPEEPELQRALERALRVREGARRLLPACSRPEQALETTKTLVLCEARVVAAGGELQRRQEARLRGARRPSEGGPGAEPVPCRGTVCISDLRIPLMWKDTEYFRNKGELHRCAVFLLLQVGAEIHDTPTVLVDRTLTDICFEGAVLFPEAGPDFELRLELYSAGLPGPGAQGSAPRKLASRLSTSLGRSSGRRARAAMDGSPASPPGTAGTAGALLLPPPGVPCPRFQLLAHTTLSLAQVHDGFRTHDLVIAADEQSPCWVPLYGRVCCRLAARPSCMDTPAATGTLRLQAPGAEGPGGTPLFCVLRGPGLLCYGSASEAEAGQEPTLTIAVTKDTRVRALDSGGRGQPPGVAVTNRLGGEEVTHGLLAESTAEAQRWLQAWGQHLCDLAQWKQCCEELMRIEEPPPRRPPAPLPPQGSLYHQTAIDPSDDIAAVTEILAGHGGAPRAPGPPPWLSLFEGPPLRSPSPPRRSRPRTLSLDARLSTLKGRGGPPKPPHSSSSSSGSSSPGPPQRDPPRALQSRV from the exons GAGCCCGAGCTGCAGCGGGCCCTGGAGCGGGCCCTGCGGGTCCGTGAGGGCGCCCGGCGGCTCCTCCCCGCCTGCAGCCGGCCCGAGCAGGCCCTGGAGACCACCAAGACCCTGGTGCTGTGCGAGGCCAGGGTGGTCGCGGCTGGGGGCGAGCTCCAGCGGCGCCAGGAGGCCCGGCTGAGGGGGGCCCGCCg CCCCTCGGAGGGCGGGCCCGGGGCAGAGCCGGTGCCGTGCCGGGGCACCGTCTGCATCTCAG ATTTGCGCATCCCGCTGATGTGGAAGGACACAGAGTACTTCAGGAACAAGGGGG AGCTGCACCGCTGTGCcgtgttcctgctgctgcaggtgggggCTGAGATCCACGACACCCCCACGGTGCTGGTGGACAGGACCCTGACCGACATCTGCTTCGAGGGAGCCGTGCTCTT ccccgagGCGGGCCCGGATTTCGAGCTGCGTTTGGAGCTGTACAGCGCGGGGCTGCCCGGGCCGGGGGCGCAGGGCAGTGCCCCCCGCAAGCTGGCATCGCGcctcagcacctccctgggccgCTCCTCGGGCCGCCGGGCACGGGCTGCCATGGACgggagccctgccagccccccgggcactgcgggcaccgccggggctctgctgctgccaccgccCGGCGTGCC gtgtccccgcttccagctgctggctcACACCACGTTGTCCCTGGCCCAGGTGCACGACGGCTTCCGCACGCACGACCTCGTCATTGCTGCCGACG agcagagcccctgCTGGGTGCCCCTCTATGGCCGCGTGTGTTGCCGCCTGGCGGCCCGGCCCAGCTGCATGGACACCCCCGCGGCGACAGGGACACTGCGGCTGCAG GCTCCAGGGGCCGAGGGGCCGGGCGGGACCCCCCTGTTCTGTGTCCTgcggggcccggggctgctctgctACGGCAGCGCCAGCGAGGCTGAGGCGGGGCAGGAGCCCACCCTGACCATCGCTGTCACCAAG GACACGCGGGTGCGGGCGCTGGACTCGGggggccgggggcagccccCCGGGGTGGCCGTCACCAACCGGCTGGGCGGGGAGGAGGTgacacacgggctgctggccgaGAGCACGGCCGAGGCTCAgcgctggctgcaggcctggggGCAGCACCTCTGCGACCTGG CCCAGTGgaagcagtgctgtgaggagctgatGCGGATCGAGGAGCcgcccccgcgccgccccccggcgccgctgccgccccagggctcTCTGTACCACCAGACGG CTATTGACCCCTCGGATGACATCGCGGCCGTCACCGAGATCCTGGCGGGGCACGGGGGGGCTCCCCGCGCTCCGGGCCCCCCCCCGTGGCTCTCGCTCTTTGAGGGGCCCCCCCtgcgcagccccagcccccccCGCCGGAGCCGCCCCCGAACTCTGTCCCTGGACGCGCGGCTCAGCACCCTCAAAGGCCGGGGGGGccccccaaaaccgccccactccagctcctccagcagcggcagcagcagcccggGGCCCCCCCAGCGCGACCCCCCCAGAGCCCTCCAGTCCCGGGTCTGA
- the RTKN gene encoding rhotekin isoform X2, whose amino-acid sequence MEVGGGRRLRILEDLNMLYIRQIAASIQEPELQRALERALRVREGARRLLPACSRPEQALETTKTLVLCEARVVAAGGELQRRQEARLRGARRPSEGGPGAEPVPCRGTVCISDLRIPLMWKDTEYFRNKGELHRCAVFLLLQVGAEIHDTPTVLVDRTLTDICFEGAVLFPEAGPDFELRLELYSAGLPGPGAQGSAPRKLASRLSTSLGRSSGRRARAAMDGSPASPPGTAGTAGALLLPPPGVPCPRFQLLAHTTLSLAQVHDGFRTHDLVIAADEQSPCWVPLYGRVCCRLAARPSCMDTPAATGTLRLQAPGAEGPGGTPLFCVLRGPGLLCYGSASEAEAGQEPTLTIAVTKDTRVRALDSGGRGQPPGVAVTNRLGGEEVTHGLLAESTAEAQRWLQAWGQHLCDLAQWKQCCEELMRIEEPPPRRPPAPLPPQGSLYHQTAIDPSDDIAAVTEILAGHGGAPRAPGPPPWLSLFEGPPLRSPSPPRRSRPRTLSLDARLSTLKGRGGPPKPPHSSSSSSGSSSPGPPQRDPPRALQSRV is encoded by the exons GAGCCCGAGCTGCAGCGGGCCCTGGAGCGGGCCCTGCGGGTCCGTGAGGGCGCCCGGCGGCTCCTCCCCGCCTGCAGCCGGCCCGAGCAGGCCCTGGAGACCACCAAGACCCTGGTGCTGTGCGAGGCCAGGGTGGTCGCGGCTGGGGGCGAGCTCCAGCGGCGCCAGGAGGCCCGGCTGAGGGGGGCCCGCCg CCCCTCGGAGGGCGGGCCCGGGGCAGAGCCGGTGCCGTGCCGGGGCACCGTCTGCATCTCAG ATTTGCGCATCCCGCTGATGTGGAAGGACACAGAGTACTTCAGGAACAAGGGGG AGCTGCACCGCTGTGCcgtgttcctgctgctgcaggtgggggCTGAGATCCACGACACCCCCACGGTGCTGGTGGACAGGACCCTGACCGACATCTGCTTCGAGGGAGCCGTGCTCTT ccccgagGCGGGCCCGGATTTCGAGCTGCGTTTGGAGCTGTACAGCGCGGGGCTGCCCGGGCCGGGGGCGCAGGGCAGTGCCCCCCGCAAGCTGGCATCGCGcctcagcacctccctgggccgCTCCTCGGGCCGCCGGGCACGGGCTGCCATGGACgggagccctgccagccccccgggcactgcgggcaccgccggggctctgctgctgccaccgccCGGCGTGCC gtgtccccgcttccagctgctggctcACACCACGTTGTCCCTGGCCCAGGTGCACGACGGCTTCCGCACGCACGACCTCGTCATTGCTGCCGACG agcagagcccctgCTGGGTGCCCCTCTATGGCCGCGTGTGTTGCCGCCTGGCGGCCCGGCCCAGCTGCATGGACACCCCCGCGGCGACAGGGACACTGCGGCTGCAG GCTCCAGGGGCCGAGGGGCCGGGCGGGACCCCCCTGTTCTGTGTCCTgcggggcccggggctgctctgctACGGCAGCGCCAGCGAGGCTGAGGCGGGGCAGGAGCCCACCCTGACCATCGCTGTCACCAAG GACACGCGGGTGCGGGCGCTGGACTCGGggggccgggggcagccccCCGGGGTGGCCGTCACCAACCGGCTGGGCGGGGAGGAGGTgacacacgggctgctggccgaGAGCACGGCCGAGGCTCAgcgctggctgcaggcctggggGCAGCACCTCTGCGACCTGG CCCAGTGgaagcagtgctgtgaggagctgatGCGGATCGAGGAGCcgcccccgcgccgccccccggcgccgctgccgccccagggctcTCTGTACCACCAGACGG CTATTGACCCCTCGGATGACATCGCGGCCGTCACCGAGATCCTGGCGGGGCACGGGGGGGCTCCCCGCGCTCCGGGCCCCCCCCCGTGGCTCTCGCTCTTTGAGGGGCCCCCCCtgcgcagccccagcccccccCGCCGGAGCCGCCCCCGAACTCTGTCCCTGGACGCGCGGCTCAGCACCCTCAAAGGCCGGGGGGGccccccaaaaccgccccactccagctcctccagcagcggcagcagcagcccggGGCCCCCCCAGCGCGACCCCCCCAGAGCCCTCCAGTCCCGGGTCTGA
- the RTKN gene encoding rhotekin isoform X4: MYRRDERSRATVAEGSALDMELRRGCCCPSAPAPQEPELQRALERALRVREGARRLLPACSRPEQALETTKTLVLCEARVVAAGGELQRRQEARLRGARRPSEGGPGAEPVPCRGTVCISDLRIPLMWKDTEYFRNKGELHRCAVFLLLQVGAEIHDTPTVLVDRTLTDICFEGAVLFPEAGPDFELRLELYSAGLPGPGAQGSAPRKLASRLSTSLGRSSGRRARAAMDGSPASPPGTAGTAGALLLPPPGVPCPRFQLLAHTTLSLAQVHDGFRTHDLVIAADEQSPCWVPLYGRVCCRLAARPSCMDTPAATGTLRLQAPGAEGPGGTPLFCVLRGPGLLCYGSASEAEAGQEPTLTIAVTKDTRVRALDSGGRGQPPGVAVTNRLGGEEVTHGLLAESTAEAQRWLQAWGQHLCDLAQWKQCCEELMRIEEPPPRRPPAPLPPQGSLYHQTAPPGPPGPPPAEGLLLQENVSAEIRALLSSYYSDSY; this comes from the exons GAGCCCGAGCTGCAGCGGGCCCTGGAGCGGGCCCTGCGGGTCCGTGAGGGCGCCCGGCGGCTCCTCCCCGCCTGCAGCCGGCCCGAGCAGGCCCTGGAGACCACCAAGACCCTGGTGCTGTGCGAGGCCAGGGTGGTCGCGGCTGGGGGCGAGCTCCAGCGGCGCCAGGAGGCCCGGCTGAGGGGGGCCCGCCg CCCCTCGGAGGGCGGGCCCGGGGCAGAGCCGGTGCCGTGCCGGGGCACCGTCTGCATCTCAG ATTTGCGCATCCCGCTGATGTGGAAGGACACAGAGTACTTCAGGAACAAGGGGG AGCTGCACCGCTGTGCcgtgttcctgctgctgcaggtgggggCTGAGATCCACGACACCCCCACGGTGCTGGTGGACAGGACCCTGACCGACATCTGCTTCGAGGGAGCCGTGCTCTT ccccgagGCGGGCCCGGATTTCGAGCTGCGTTTGGAGCTGTACAGCGCGGGGCTGCCCGGGCCGGGGGCGCAGGGCAGTGCCCCCCGCAAGCTGGCATCGCGcctcagcacctccctgggccgCTCCTCGGGCCGCCGGGCACGGGCTGCCATGGACgggagccctgccagccccccgggcactgcgggcaccgccggggctctgctgctgccaccgccCGGCGTGCC gtgtccccgcttccagctgctggctcACACCACGTTGTCCCTGGCCCAGGTGCACGACGGCTTCCGCACGCACGACCTCGTCATTGCTGCCGACG agcagagcccctgCTGGGTGCCCCTCTATGGCCGCGTGTGTTGCCGCCTGGCGGCCCGGCCCAGCTGCATGGACACCCCCGCGGCGACAGGGACACTGCGGCTGCAG GCTCCAGGGGCCGAGGGGCCGGGCGGGACCCCCCTGTTCTGTGTCCTgcggggcccggggctgctctgctACGGCAGCGCCAGCGAGGCTGAGGCGGGGCAGGAGCCCACCCTGACCATCGCTGTCACCAAG GACACGCGGGTGCGGGCGCTGGACTCGGggggccgggggcagccccCCGGGGTGGCCGTCACCAACCGGCTGGGCGGGGAGGAGGTgacacacgggctgctggccgaGAGCACGGCCGAGGCTCAgcgctggctgcaggcctggggGCAGCACCTCTGCGACCTGG CCCAGTGgaagcagtgctgtgaggagctgatGCGGATCGAGGAGCcgcccccgcgccgccccccggcgccgctgccgccccagggctcTCTGTACCACCAGACGG ccccgccgggcccccccgggccccccccggccgaggggctgctgctgcaggagaatGTCTCAGCCGAGATCCgggctctgctcagctcctACTACAGCGACAG CTATTGA
- the RTKN gene encoding rhotekin isoform X1 has product MYRRDERSRATVAEGSALDMELRRGCCCPSAPAPQEPELQRALERALRVREGARRLLPACSRPEQALETTKTLVLCEARVVAAGGELQRRQEARLRGARRPSEGGPGAEPVPCRGTVCISDLRIPLMWKDTEYFRNKGELHRCAVFLLLQVGAEIHDTPTVLVDRTLTDICFEGAVLFPEAGPDFELRLELYSAGLPGPGAQGSAPRKLASRLSTSLGRSSGRRARAAMDGSPASPPGTAGTAGALLLPPPGVPCPRFQLLAHTTLSLAQVHDGFRTHDLVIAADEQSPCWVPLYGRVCCRLAARPSCMDTPAATGTLRLQAPGAEGPGGTPLFCVLRGPGLLCYGSASEAEAGQEPTLTIAVTKDTRVRALDSGGRGQPPGVAVTNRLGGEEVTHGLLAESTAEAQRWLQAWGQHLCDLAQWKQCCEELMRIEEPPPRRPPAPLPPQGSLYHQTAIDPSDDIAAVTEILAGHGGAPRAPGPPPWLSLFEGPPLRSPSPPRRSRPRTLSLDARLSTLKGRGGPPKPPHSSSSSSGSSSPGPPQRDPPRALQSRV; this is encoded by the exons GAGCCCGAGCTGCAGCGGGCCCTGGAGCGGGCCCTGCGGGTCCGTGAGGGCGCCCGGCGGCTCCTCCCCGCCTGCAGCCGGCCCGAGCAGGCCCTGGAGACCACCAAGACCCTGGTGCTGTGCGAGGCCAGGGTGGTCGCGGCTGGGGGCGAGCTCCAGCGGCGCCAGGAGGCCCGGCTGAGGGGGGCCCGCCg CCCCTCGGAGGGCGGGCCCGGGGCAGAGCCGGTGCCGTGCCGGGGCACCGTCTGCATCTCAG ATTTGCGCATCCCGCTGATGTGGAAGGACACAGAGTACTTCAGGAACAAGGGGG AGCTGCACCGCTGTGCcgtgttcctgctgctgcaggtgggggCTGAGATCCACGACACCCCCACGGTGCTGGTGGACAGGACCCTGACCGACATCTGCTTCGAGGGAGCCGTGCTCTT ccccgagGCGGGCCCGGATTTCGAGCTGCGTTTGGAGCTGTACAGCGCGGGGCTGCCCGGGCCGGGGGCGCAGGGCAGTGCCCCCCGCAAGCTGGCATCGCGcctcagcacctccctgggccgCTCCTCGGGCCGCCGGGCACGGGCTGCCATGGACgggagccctgccagccccccgggcactgcgggcaccgccggggctctgctgctgccaccgccCGGCGTGCC gtgtccccgcttccagctgctggctcACACCACGTTGTCCCTGGCCCAGGTGCACGACGGCTTCCGCACGCACGACCTCGTCATTGCTGCCGACG agcagagcccctgCTGGGTGCCCCTCTATGGCCGCGTGTGTTGCCGCCTGGCGGCCCGGCCCAGCTGCATGGACACCCCCGCGGCGACAGGGACACTGCGGCTGCAG GCTCCAGGGGCCGAGGGGCCGGGCGGGACCCCCCTGTTCTGTGTCCTgcggggcccggggctgctctgctACGGCAGCGCCAGCGAGGCTGAGGCGGGGCAGGAGCCCACCCTGACCATCGCTGTCACCAAG GACACGCGGGTGCGGGCGCTGGACTCGGggggccgggggcagccccCCGGGGTGGCCGTCACCAACCGGCTGGGCGGGGAGGAGGTgacacacgggctgctggccgaGAGCACGGCCGAGGCTCAgcgctggctgcaggcctggggGCAGCACCTCTGCGACCTGG CCCAGTGgaagcagtgctgtgaggagctgatGCGGATCGAGGAGCcgcccccgcgccgccccccggcgccgctgccgccccagggctcTCTGTACCACCAGACGG CTATTGACCCCTCGGATGACATCGCGGCCGTCACCGAGATCCTGGCGGGGCACGGGGGGGCTCCCCGCGCTCCGGGCCCCCCCCCGTGGCTCTCGCTCTTTGAGGGGCCCCCCCtgcgcagccccagcccccccCGCCGGAGCCGCCCCCGAACTCTGTCCCTGGACGCGCGGCTCAGCACCCTCAAAGGCCGGGGGGGccccccaaaaccgccccactccagctcctccagcagcggcagcagcagcccggGGCCCCCCCAGCGCGACCCCCCCAGAGCCCTCCAGTCCCGGGTCTGA